Proteins from one Listeria weihenstephanensis genomic window:
- a CDS encoding nucleotide pyrophosphohydrolase, with amino-acid sequence MDDILAKINGFREERDWRQFHNPKDLSISISLEAAELLENFQWKTSEEVLNGDMENVKEEIADVLIYSLMLASDLNMDVSEIIEEKLHKNSLKYPIASSKGSSKKYTEL; translated from the coding sequence GTGGACGATATACTGGCTAAAATAAATGGTTTCAGAGAAGAACGTGATTGGCGGCAATTTCATAATCCGAAAGACTTATCTATTTCGATTTCATTGGAAGCAGCGGAATTACTAGAAAATTTTCAATGGAAAACAAGTGAAGAAGTCCTAAATGGGGATATGGAGAATGTGAAAGAAGAGATTGCGGATGTTTTGATATACTCGTTGATGCTTGCGTCAGATTTGAACATGGACGTCAGTGAGATAATTGAGGAAAAGCTGCATAAGAACAGTTTGAAATACCCCATAGCAAGCAGTAAGGGAAGTAGTAAAAAGTACACAGAGTTATAA
- a CDS encoding MFS transporter, which produces MEKTDRRRMLALVSIMLGAFISLLDTTIVNVALPDITTALHATSESIEWIISGYALAFGVVLILAGRLGDRFGRKNIYIFGILLFLIMSITAGFAQTEESLIISRVIQGLAAGLFFPQINAVIMDMYHGKQLGKIFGILGSVIGVATAIGPLAGGLLIELFGPDNGWRAVFFVNVPIVLVTLVLAMLYLPKHQAPKEKVRFDIPGVLGLTLALMLLLYPVISRGSNGFRFVDYMWMASSIPFFLLLYWWSVRQAKRGNQPLISPNLLKNQPFVSGMLLSLVYFAAFTSIFFILSVTWQTGFGQSAISSGLAITPFAIGSVVAAANSNRFIMKIGRKLLHIGVALVIIGLSAVSVVFQMHDGVFSAWWIALPLLIAGLGSGLIIAPLNSFTLSTVVGPERGGASGMFNTAQRVGSSFGIAVVGSVFFRTLGDATGGSQAQAFSDGLQTSMYVNIALLLVCFVLVFRLPKKI; this is translated from the coding sequence ATGGAGAAAACAGATAGACGAAGAATGTTGGCACTGGTTTCTATCATGCTGGGTGCTTTTATATCATTACTCGATACAACGATTGTCAATGTTGCGCTACCAGACATCACAACCGCGCTTCATGCAACAAGTGAATCGATTGAGTGGATTATTTCAGGATATGCATTGGCGTTTGGGGTTGTCCTTATTTTAGCGGGACGGCTAGGCGATCGCTTCGGTCGGAAAAATATTTATATCTTTGGGATTTTGCTATTTTTAATTATGAGTATCACGGCTGGTTTCGCGCAAACTGAGGAAAGCTTAATTATTTCCCGGGTAATACAGGGGCTTGCGGCGGGATTATTCTTCCCACAAATCAATGCTGTTATTATGGATATGTACCACGGTAAACAGCTCGGAAAAATCTTCGGAATACTTGGCTCGGTAATAGGTGTCGCAACGGCGATTGGGCCACTTGCAGGCGGATTGTTGATTGAGTTATTTGGGCCTGATAACGGTTGGCGCGCAGTGTTTTTCGTCAATGTACCGATTGTTTTGGTGACGCTAGTTCTGGCGATGCTTTACTTGCCGAAACATCAAGCGCCGAAAGAGAAGGTGCGATTCGATATTCCTGGTGTGCTGGGATTGACGCTTGCTTTGATGTTACTGCTGTATCCTGTTATTTCACGAGGCTCCAACGGGTTCCGATTCGTCGATTATATGTGGATGGCGTCCTCGATACCATTCTTCCTGTTATTGTATTGGTGGAGTGTACGGCAGGCAAAACGCGGAAATCAGCCTTTAATTTCACCTAACTTGCTTAAAAATCAACCATTTGTATCAGGAATGCTACTTTCGCTAGTTTATTTTGCGGCATTTACGAGTATTTTCTTCATTTTGTCGGTTACATGGCAAACTGGTTTTGGGCAGTCGGCGATTTCGTCTGGGCTTGCTATTACGCCATTTGCAATTGGGAGCGTAGTTGCAGCAGCGAACAGTAATCGGTTTATTATGAAGATTGGACGGAAGCTTCTGCATATTGGGGTGGCTTTGGTGATAATCGGATTATCTGCGGTTTCTGTGGTTTTTCAGATGCATGATGGTGTTTTTTCGGCATGGTGGATTGCGTTACCGTTGTTGATCGCAGGACTTGGAAGTGGTTTGATTATTGCACCGCTGAATAGTTTTACGCTTTCGACGGTGGTTGGGCCTGAGCGCGGTGGTGCAAGCGGGATGTTTAATACGGCGCAACGTGTTGGTTCCTCTTTCGGGATTGCGGTTGTTGGTTCGGTATTTTTCAGGACGCTTGGGGACGCTACCGGGGGTTCACAAGCACAGGCATTTTCGGACGGCTTGCAGACGAGTATGTATGTGAATATCGCGCTGTTGCTGGTTTGTTTTGTGTTGGTGTTTAGATTGCCGAAGAAGATATGA
- a CDS encoding ester cyclase: MIKSEKEIVSEFFKIVRSGKEIERASEFMVDRVIAHQVQAEKEYSVTRSPQDYSDHVQEMLDEYGDFSLEIQEVLADGAKVYVRWRQIGENQKGKEIIEIASAVYLVENGKIVEYWIQIDRKGLELQEG; this comes from the coding sequence ATGATAAAAAGTGAAAAAGAGATTGTAAGCGAATTTTTCAAGATTGTGCGATCTGGGAAAGAAATTGAGCGTGCATCGGAGTTTATGGTAGATAGGGTCATTGCACACCAAGTTCAGGCTGAAAAGGAATATAGTGTGACGCGTTCACCGCAAGATTACTCGGATCATGTGCAGGAAATGTTGGATGAGTACGGTGATTTTTCGTTGGAGATTCAAGAGGTGCTGGCTGATGGGGCGAAGGTGTATGTGAGGTGGCGGCAAATTGGAGAGAATCAGAAGGGAAAAGAGATTATCGAGATTGCCAGCGCGGTTTATTTAGTAGAGAATGGGAAGATTGTGGAGTATTGGATTCAGATAGATCGTAAGGGGTTGGAATTGCAGGAGGGATAG
- a CDS encoding YebC/PmpR family DNA-binding transcriptional regulator, which yields MGRKWANIKEKKASKDANNSRIYAKFGVEIYVAAKQGDPDPHSNQKLRFVIERAKTYNVPKHIIDRAIEKAKGTGDDNYSELRYEGFGPNGSMVIVDALTNNVNRTASDVRAAYSKNGGNMGVSGSVAYMFDNTAIFGIADKDADELLESLMEADIDVRDVVDEDGQAIVYAEPEDFHSVQEALKATGIEEFTVAEIEMIAQNEVTLEEEDLVKFEKMLDALEDLEDVQKVYHNVDLGE from the coding sequence ATGGGCCGTAAATGGGCAAATATTAAAGAAAAGAAAGCATCAAAAGACGCAAATAATAGTCGTATCTACGCAAAATTCGGGGTTGAAATCTATGTAGCCGCAAAACAAGGCGATCCAGATCCCCATTCCAATCAAAAACTGCGCTTCGTTATTGAACGCGCCAAAACATACAACGTTCCTAAACACATCATCGACCGCGCTATCGAAAAAGCAAAAGGTACAGGCGATGATAACTATTCGGAGCTACGTTACGAAGGTTTCGGTCCCAATGGCTCAATGGTGATTGTGGATGCGTTAACAAACAACGTAAACCGCACAGCATCAGACGTTCGCGCTGCTTATAGTAAGAACGGTGGAAACATGGGCGTGAGTGGTTCCGTTGCTTATATGTTTGATAATACCGCGATTTTTGGAATTGCAGATAAAGATGCGGATGAATTGTTGGAGTCATTGATGGAAGCGGATATCGATGTACGTGACGTCGTCGATGAAGATGGTCAAGCGATTGTTTATGCCGAACCAGAAGATTTCCATAGCGTGCAAGAAGCGCTGAAAGCCACTGGAATTGAAGAGTTTACGGTAGCTGAGATCGAAATGATAGCGCAAAATGAAGTAACGCTCGAAGAAGAAGATTTGGTAAAATTCGAGAAGATGCTAGATGCGTTGGAAGATTTAGAAGACGTGCAGAAGGTATATCATAATGTGGATTTGGGAGAGTAA
- a CDS encoding SpaA isopeptide-forming pilin-related protein, producing MKRFFSLLAALLLVLQMILPQLVTAQTTTDTKDVEGVTLLDIVMEKGADSTDNYRLSGHMVNHSNEAKEAEIKVSDNVRMKLLNEKHILDAEQNILGDFDVKNNTIQFLIPSGTDTDFHFLVAGEYNGDLAQDTVTFSDGVGMISKDVGKKEAAKADTKQAEQPDEKALAAPGPNAASEGPRDIKDIMMLLGYSKKQSVLSDMSVTYTDKDGQVVTEPTVEDSIRFAFDWQISDELGALINAGDYYSFELPDNIKVPKNMTIDLGEYGTATVNTSGKVTFTFTDEVKGSSDVHGTLHFGAGFNGNGIDGPGDTTIKIPNESQLPTMEVTIKPIGGAMIDKSGHFDKVQNPDNVIWNVEINKGLDKLVNARVVEEIPSGLTYEFVKLYTIDVDLKGNVVAGSEKLVTTGYTVDENGNVTFTNPINSAYRLVYNTSINNDKKPLDGGEIKFINNAKLFSDDDTKGISTSATVNATYGKILAKAATGYDSAKQTYDWTVKYNYGEKHIDQVNAIIKDTFGSDRMTLVDGSMELYNVTFDSSGKEILGAPLVAGTDYEIVKTATGFDTHFLHDISGAVVMQYKTGITGTVDGNIGVSNEVSVDSGQRGSGSGTIYQQNLVKKLGAVDYKKKTVAWTIDVNKNHYVMKNWKLTDTLSKGLTLDTDSVQVYDVNGKSNLKKGKDYELVYDLQTNVFTIEFLNDYKAETERQFKISYKTAFDMSQVWDTDDRNFKNSASSTWLDANGKPFGSSSEAVFDPNHAAKNNGFKQGSYNAKTGHITWATGVNYDGTDLGNAKLVDPILGNQQFVPKSVKIYSYAVNANGSIQKGAEAADYSKFTITEPSEKNKNTLTVEFPDGKASMYLVEFDTSVKGQIVSANYQNHAVFKNDTYPDQTLSADVSVKYGDRFALKSGMQDDDGFVNWSVTVNPSLSQIEDVVVTDRPSPNQSIDMDSLVIYGTVVSEDGSLSVNRSTKLILGEDYTLNLTTDNATGQQELKIAFKNELNEAYVIEYRTMVMMTGNTDKVFNNVKINGNHEEKVTGGETTELDVVVSSGGGTAVGIKGSISFQKVNANDEALQGAKFQLWDKTNRVAVREGTMDQNGKITFGSLPYGNYILKEVKAPEGYTVSDELIRGKQFTISKSSSDAKNIEKIVNTQNKVTLTKQDEENQALAGAVFKLQWQVGADWLDIRVDEVFKTNADGRLVIEGLLPANYRLIETTAPQGFIVNPKAIPFVVTQDENGKIPDVSVGPFTNYQGSIEFMKQDEAGNPLTNAEFALQDQDDTVIRTLTTDETGKVSAKNLAPGSYTITETKAPVGFAINTKQLHFTIAAEVDGKPNVQKLDNFINYKGSVSLVKNNENGDLLSGATFKIVDQDGTTVRTDLQTNEAGKVDVTGLAPGTYRFVEVAAPQGYLINETPVEFTITDKSEGKPAEVQTTFTDHQGSFKLQKENTEHEPLAGAVFELRDVDGNVIKTITSGNDGRVEASNIAPGKYTVVEVKAPTGYVLNSYPLELNIPESAPGVPETVDLGEFTNFKGKVALVKEGESGDALEGAEFTIYDTDGKVVDTTIAASNGRIDYGNLAPGYYKIVETKAPNGYIINTNPMYFTILDKYSGKLDSVDVGRIINYQAKVTFKKTDEMHHGLAGATFQLVNQQTGQVLQNDIMSGEDGTVTLTGLQPGEYEIMETKAPQDYILNTTPLKFTVKNEIFGAPEVIELADFVNYQGSAILTKIDSMENVLAGAVFNLMDDQGKIVAENLVSDENGEVRVEQLVPGKYHFIEVEAPAGYEKDETPIPFQIGAKAKDKPEAVQLQFTNNRIPTKIVPVDKQPKPDKGLVVQEHKPKPNKPQDKSEVSSVKPLKSDKLPATGDSQTEPVLFVMMGAVLLAGWFRLHRK from the coding sequence GTGAAAAGGTTTTTTAGTCTTTTGGCGGCTCTTCTTTTGGTACTACAAATGATTTTACCGCAATTGGTTACAGCACAAACAACTACAGATACAAAAGATGTTGAGGGCGTTACATTGTTAGATATTGTTATGGAAAAGGGCGCAGATAGTACAGATAATTATAGGCTCAGTGGGCATATGGTTAATCATTCAAACGAAGCAAAGGAAGCAGAAATAAAGGTTTCCGATAATGTGCGAATGAAATTGCTCAATGAAAAACATATTTTAGATGCAGAACAGAATATTTTGGGTGATTTTGATGTAAAAAATAATACTATTCAATTCTTAATTCCTAGTGGAACAGATACGGATTTTCATTTTCTAGTTGCTGGTGAGTACAACGGAGATCTTGCGCAGGATACGGTGACTTTTTCTGATGGTGTTGGGATGATTTCAAAAGATGTTGGGAAAAAAGAGGCTGCAAAAGCAGATACGAAGCAAGCAGAACAGCCGGACGAGAAAGCATTGGCTGCGCCGGGCCCAAACGCTGCGAGTGAAGGACCGCGAGACATAAAGGACATTATGATGTTACTGGGTTACTCAAAAAAGCAGTCGGTTTTGTCAGATATGTCTGTAACGTATACGGATAAAGACGGTCAAGTAGTGACAGAACCGACTGTGGAAGATTCGATTCGTTTTGCGTTTGATTGGCAAATTTCGGATGAACTGGGTGCGCTAATCAATGCTGGGGATTATTATTCGTTTGAATTGCCAGATAATATAAAAGTTCCGAAAAATATGACGATTGATTTAGGCGAGTATGGAACGGCGACGGTAAATACAAGTGGCAAGGTGACATTTACGTTTACGGATGAAGTGAAAGGCAGTTCAGATGTGCATGGGACACTTCATTTTGGGGCTGGTTTTAACGGAAATGGCATTGACGGGCCTGGCGATACGACGATAAAAATTCCGAATGAATCTCAATTGCCAACGATGGAAGTTACGATTAAGCCGATCGGTGGCGCGATGATTGATAAAAGCGGTCATTTTGATAAGGTTCAAAATCCGGATAATGTGATTTGGAATGTTGAAATTAATAAAGGGCTAGATAAATTAGTCAATGCTAGAGTCGTGGAAGAAATTCCAAGCGGTTTGACGTATGAATTTGTGAAATTATATACAATAGATGTTGATTTAAAAGGGAATGTGGTTGCAGGTAGTGAAAAGCTTGTGACGACTGGTTATACGGTTGACGAAAATGGGAATGTGACGTTTACGAATCCGATTAATAGTGCCTACCGTCTTGTGTATAATACCTCGATAAACAATGATAAAAAGCCGCTAGATGGTGGTGAGATTAAGTTTATAAACAATGCAAAATTATTCAGCGATGACGATACAAAAGGAATAAGTACATCGGCTACCGTGAATGCTACATATGGTAAAATACTTGCGAAAGCTGCAACAGGCTATGATTCGGCTAAACAAACCTATGATTGGACTGTAAAATACAACTACGGCGAGAAACATATCGATCAAGTGAATGCTATTATCAAAGATACATTTGGTTCAGATCGGATGACTTTAGTAGATGGTTCCATGGAATTGTATAATGTTACTTTTGATTCAAGTGGCAAGGAAATACTCGGTGCGCCGCTCGTAGCTGGTACAGACTATGAAATCGTGAAAACTGCGACTGGTTTTGATACTCACTTTTTACATGATATAAGTGGCGCGGTTGTTATGCAATATAAGACTGGGATCACTGGAACGGTGGACGGGAATATTGGTGTGTCCAATGAGGTGAGCGTTGATTCAGGACAAAGAGGCAGCGGTTCTGGGACGATATATCAGCAAAACTTAGTGAAGAAATTAGGCGCTGTGGATTATAAAAAAAAGACAGTAGCGTGGACGATCGATGTGAATAAAAACCATTACGTGATGAAGAATTGGAAGCTAACCGACACACTAAGTAAAGGTTTGACGCTAGATACTGATTCGGTTCAAGTTTACGATGTGAACGGCAAATCTAACTTAAAGAAAGGCAAGGACTATGAACTTGTCTATGATCTGCAAACGAACGTTTTTACTATTGAATTTTTAAATGATTATAAAGCGGAAACGGAGCGTCAATTTAAGATTTCTTATAAGACGGCGTTTGATATGAGCCAAGTTTGGGATACGGATGATCGGAATTTCAAAAATAGTGCGTCGTCCACTTGGTTAGATGCGAATGGAAAACCGTTTGGAAGTAGTTCTGAGGCAGTTTTCGATCCAAATCATGCTGCGAAAAATAACGGTTTTAAACAAGGAAGTTATAACGCTAAAACGGGCCACATCACTTGGGCGACAGGTGTTAACTATGATGGTACCGATCTTGGAAATGCCAAACTAGTGGATCCGATTCTTGGAAATCAGCAGTTTGTGCCGAAATCTGTAAAAATCTATAGTTATGCTGTAAATGCGAATGGATCTATTCAAAAAGGTGCGGAGGCCGCTGATTATTCGAAATTTACCATTACGGAGCCTTCGGAAAAGAACAAGAATACGTTAACAGTCGAATTTCCAGACGGTAAAGCCTCGATGTACCTCGTGGAATTTGATACAAGTGTGAAGGGGCAAATCGTGTCCGCAAATTATCAAAATCATGCTGTTTTCAAAAATGATACGTATCCAGATCAGACGCTCAGTGCGGATGTATCTGTGAAATATGGCGATAGATTTGCGCTTAAATCGGGGATGCAGGACGATGATGGTTTTGTGAACTGGTCGGTTACGGTCAATCCGAGCCTCTCGCAAATAGAGGACGTTGTTGTGACGGATCGCCCATCTCCAAATCAATCGATAGACATGGATTCACTCGTGATTTATGGGACGGTTGTCAGTGAAGATGGTTCGCTTTCGGTCAATCGAAGCACTAAGCTGATTCTAGGTGAAGACTACACGCTCAATTTGACGACAGATAATGCAACGGGCCAACAAGAGTTGAAAATTGCTTTTAAAAACGAATTAAATGAGGCCTATGTTATCGAATATCGCACGATGGTGATGATGACTGGCAACACGGATAAAGTTTTTAACAATGTCAAAATCAACGGTAACCATGAAGAAAAAGTAACTGGTGGAGAAACTACTGAACTGGATGTCGTTGTTTCAAGCGGTGGTGGGACGGCAGTTGGCATAAAAGGCAGTATTTCTTTCCAAAAAGTGAACGCGAATGACGAGGCGCTACAAGGTGCTAAATTCCAATTATGGGATAAAACGAATCGTGTTGCTGTGCGTGAAGGCACGATGGATCAAAACGGGAAAATCACTTTTGGAAGTTTGCCGTACGGTAACTATATTTTGAAAGAAGTGAAGGCACCAGAAGGTTATACGGTGTCGGACGAGTTAATTCGTGGCAAGCAGTTCACCATTTCGAAGTCGAGTAGTGATGCTAAAAATATAGAAAAGATCGTGAATACACAAAATAAAGTGACGCTTACGAAACAGGATGAGGAAAATCAGGCGTTGGCAGGAGCCGTATTTAAGTTACAGTGGCAAGTTGGAGCGGATTGGTTAGACATTCGCGTGGATGAGGTATTTAAGACAAACGCGGATGGCAGGCTCGTGATTGAAGGTTTATTACCAGCCAATTATCGTTTGATTGAAACAACTGCCCCACAAGGGTTTATCGTTAATCCAAAGGCTATTCCTTTTGTGGTGACGCAAGATGAGAACGGAAAAATTCCTGATGTGTCAGTAGGCCCATTCACCAATTATCAAGGTAGCATCGAGTTCATGAAGCAAGACGAGGCTGGAAATCCATTAACAAACGCCGAATTTGCTCTTCAAGATCAGGATGATACTGTGATCAGAACGCTAACGACAGACGAAACTGGAAAAGTAAGTGCTAAAAATTTGGCGCCAGGCTCGTACACTATCACGGAAACCAAGGCGCCAGTGGGATTCGCGATTAATACGAAGCAACTCCATTTTACAATTGCTGCGGAGGTTGATGGCAAACCTAATGTGCAAAAACTAGACAATTTTATCAACTATAAAGGTAGCGTTTCGCTTGTGAAAAATAACGAGAACGGTGACCTTTTGTCGGGAGCTACTTTCAAAATTGTGGATCAAGATGGTACCACGGTTCGAACTGATTTACAGACAAACGAAGCTGGCAAAGTCGATGTAACAGGATTGGCACCAGGAACGTATCGTTTTGTTGAGGTTGCCGCGCCGCAAGGTTATTTAATCAACGAGACGCCGGTAGAATTCACAATTACAGATAAATCAGAGGGCAAACCAGCAGAAGTTCAGACGACGTTCACAGATCACCAAGGAAGTTTTAAATTGCAAAAAGAAAATACGGAGCATGAACCATTGGCTGGAGCTGTATTTGAACTTCGAGATGTGGATGGAAATGTTATAAAGACGATCACATCAGGAAACGACGGACGTGTGGAGGCATCAAACATCGCGCCAGGGAAATATACGGTCGTGGAAGTGAAGGCGCCAACGGGATATGTTTTAAATAGCTATCCATTAGAACTCAACATTCCTGAATCAGCACCAGGCGTACCAGAAACTGTCGATTTAGGAGAGTTCACCAATTTTAAAGGGAAAGTGGCGTTGGTGAAAGAAGGCGAGAGCGGTGACGCACTCGAGGGCGCTGAATTTACCATTTATGATACCGATGGAAAAGTGGTCGACACAACGATAGCCGCGTCAAATGGCCGTATTGATTATGGTAATTTAGCTCCAGGTTATTACAAAATCGTTGAAACGAAAGCGCCAAATGGTTATATTATCAACACGAATCCGATGTATTTTACTATTTTAGATAAATATTCGGGCAAGCTTGATTCGGTTGACGTTGGCCGCATTATTAATTACCAAGCGAAAGTGACATTTAAGAAAACGGATGAGATGCATCATGGCTTAGCGGGTGCTACATTCCAGCTCGTAAACCAACAAACGGGACAAGTATTGCAAAATGATATTATGTCTGGCGAAGATGGCACTGTGACGCTTACAGGTTTACAGCCTGGCGAGTATGAAATTATGGAAACCAAGGCACCGCAAGATTATATTTTAAATACAACCCCGCTGAAATTTACAGTCAAAAATGAAATATTTGGAGCACCAGAAGTGATTGAATTAGCGGATTTTGTAAACTATCAAGGATCTGCCATTTTAACAAAAATCGATAGTATGGAAAACGTGTTGGCAGGCGCCGTATTCAACTTGATGGATGATCAGGGCAAAATCGTAGCGGAGAATCTAGTGTCAGATGAAAATGGGGAAGTGAGAGTCGAACAACTCGTACCAGGGAAATATCATTTTATAGAAGTAGAAGCACCAGCTGGTTACGAAAAAGATGAAACGCCGATTCCATTCCAAATTGGTGCAAAGGCAAAGGATAAACCAGAAGCTGTCCAGTTACAATTTACGAATAACAGAATACCTACAAAAATAGTTCCGGTAGATAAGCAACCGAAGCCGGATAAAGGTTTGGTAGTCCAAGAGCATAAGCCAAAACCGAATAAACCACAAGATAAATCCGAAGTAAGCTCGGTAAAACCACTGAAAAGCGACAAATTACCAGCAACCGGAGATAGTCAAACAGAGCCTGTATTGTTTGTTATGATGGGCGCGGTATTGCTTGCAGGATGGTTCAGGTTACACAGAAAATAA
- a CDS encoding type II toxin-antitoxin system RelE family toxin: MSYDIELTNLAAKQLKKMDGSVKQMLLKGIKRLAERGDTIGKPLGGELAGCRELKFRADGLRLIYTIDNGTIIITILTIAKREDDVVFQMALNELKKEIAAAWSSTR; encoded by the coding sequence ATGAGTTACGACATCGAATTAACCAACTTGGCGGCGAAACAACTTAAGAAAATGGATGGCTCGGTGAAACAAATGCTTTTAAAAGGTATCAAACGATTGGCTGAGCGTGGAGATACGATTGGTAAACCACTAGGCGGAGAGCTTGCAGGATGCCGGGAACTAAAGTTTCGCGCGGACGGTTTGCGCCTGATTTACACGATCGACAATGGCACAATTATTATCACGATTTTAACGATTGCCAAGCGAGAAGACGATGTTGTTTTCCAGATGGCTTTGAACGAGTTGAAGAAAGAAATCGCCGCGGCATGGAGTTCCACGCGATAA
- a CDS encoding zinc ribbon domain-containing protein YjdM: protein MADLPKCPECNSEYTYEDRGLFICPECGHEWSLDAAEASDDVKVVRDSNGNVLTDGDSITVIKDLKVKGSSSVVKIGTKVKNIRLVDGDHDIDCKIDGFGPMKLKSEFVKKL, encoded by the coding sequence ATGGCTGATTTGCCAAAATGCCCAGAATGTAATTCAGAATATACGTACGAAGATAGAGGTCTATTTATTTGTCCAGAGTGTGGTCATGAATGGTCTCTCGATGCGGCCGAAGCAAGTGATGACGTGAAGGTTGTCCGCGATTCTAATGGTAATGTTTTAACAGATGGCGATTCTATCACGGTGATTAAGGACTTGAAAGTAAAAGGAAGTTCATCCGTGGTCAAAATCGGAACTAAAGTAAAAAACATTCGTTTAGTAGACGGCGATCACGATATCGACTGCAAAATTGATGGTTTTGGACCAATGAAATTAAAGTCAGAGTTTGTTAAGAAGCTTTAA